A stretch of Electrophorus electricus isolate fEleEle1 chromosome 3, fEleEle1.pri, whole genome shotgun sequence DNA encodes these proteins:
- the ywhaba gene encoding 14-3-3 protein beta/alpha-A: protein MDKCDLVQKAKLAEQAERYDDMAASMKAVTEGGGELSNEERNLLSVAYKNVVGARRSSWRVVSSIEQKTDGTDKKQQMAREYREKIETELQDICNDVLGLLEKFLIPNASQAESKVFYLKMKGDYYRYLSEVASGESKKSTVDHSQKAYQEAFDISKKEMQPTHPIRLGLALNFSVFYYEILNTPEQACSLAKTAFDEAIAELDTLNEDSYKDSTLIMQLLRDNLTLWTSENQGDDGDAGEGEN from the exons ATGGACAAGTGCGACCTGGTACAGAAGGCTAAACTGGCCGAGCAGGCAGAGCGCTACGACGATATGGCTGCCTCTATGAAGGCTGTCACGGAGGGTGGGGGCGAGTTGTCCAATGAAGAGCGAAACTTGCTGTCTGTGGCATACAAGAACGTGGTGGGCGCCCGCCGCTCCTCCTGGCGTGTCGTCTCCAGCATTGAGCAGAAGACGGATGGCACCGACAAGAAGCAGCAGATGGCACGCGAGTACCGCGAGAAAATCGAGACTGAGCTACAGGACATCTGCAATGATGTACTG GGCCTTCTGGAGAAGTTCCTCATACCCAATGCTAGCCAGGCAGAGAGCAAAGTCTTCTACCTGAAAATGAAGGGAGACTACTACAGATACTTATCTGAGGTGGCATCTGGAGAGTCAAAGAAAA GCACAGTGGACCATTCTCAGAAGGCTTATCAGGAGGCTTTTGACATCAGCAAGAAGGAGATGCAGCCAACACACCCCATCAGGCTGGGTCTAGCTCTCAACTTCTCTGTTTTCTACTATGAAATCCTCAACACCCCAGAACAGGCCTGCAGTTTGGCAAAGACG GCTTTTGATGAAGCAATTGCTGAGCTTGACACTTTGAATGAGGACTCTTACAAAGACAGCACTCTCATCATGCAGCTACTAAGGGACAACCTCACT CTGTGGACATCGGAAAACCAGGGTGACGATGGGGATGCCGGCGAGGGGGAGAACTAA